From Candidatus Zixiibacteriota bacterium:
AGATCACAAATCGTTTGCACTGCGCTCTCAGATTACAATTAAGTAAAATTGACTAATCAGATACTGTAGCGATCAATCAATATTCTCTAAAAACTCTGTATATCGCCGAAAAATCGAGATTCTCAATCCCTTTGGTAAAGGCCATCCCGAATATCTCTTTGGTGATACTCCCGGTCAGGAGTGGTTGCCGCATAGTGCGCGCCAGGTCCTGAAGATAGTGCAGGTCCTTATATATCATGGCCGAGGAGAAATGCACGGCAAAATCCTCTTTGAGCAATTTCTCTCTTTTGGCGTTCAGCACCATCGAATCTCCCGCCCCTTTTGAAAGAATCTCCAGCACCTTCTCTTTTGGAATGCCGACATTTTCCCCCAACACCACCGCCTCGGCCAGAGTAGCCATAAGGGTTCCCAGCACCAGATTGTTGACCAGTTTCATTTTGGTTGCTATAGTCGGCTCTTTAAGATAGAAAATGGTCTTGCCGATTTTCCCGATAAGCGGCTTTGCTTTCTCATAAGCTTCCTCTTCCCCGCTGACCAGCACGGTCAGGAGCCCTTTCGAGGCCGGCATAACACTCCCCAATACCGGCGTTTCAAGATACCATGCGCCCCTTTCTTTAACCGCTTGATGAAACGAGAGGACCGATTCGAAATGATTGGTGGTGGTATCGATGATAATTTTCCCCCGGCAATCGGCTGCAAGCAACCCCTTCTCACCCATCAGAACCGCCTGCACCGCCGTGCTGTCGGTGAGACTTAGAATGACCGTATCCGTTTGCGAAATAAGCTCGGCCGGTGATTCGGCGATCGGCACACCCAGTTCCTCTGCTTTGGACCGGGTCCTATTCCATACTGTAAGTTCCACTCCCTCATCAATCAAATGTCGGGCGATCGCTTTCCCCAACGACCCCAAACCTATAAATCCTGTCTTCATCTTGGCTATCCTCAATTTCGATCGTTATGTCTTGTACATAATACTGTCTGGGAATATAATTAAAAGATAGGGCCGTGAAGAGGACAAAAAAAGGGACAGCAACCGCCGTCCCTTTATGAAATGTATGCAGCCTAAGCTTATTTCAAGAGAATCATCCTTTTCGATGCCGTGAAATCTCCCGCCTTGATCTGGTAGAAATAGATTCCGGTCGAAACCTGATGTCCGCCACTGTCGCGCCCATCCCAGTTGATCCGATAGGTTCCGGGCGCTTTAGGGCCGTCGGTCAGGCTGCGCACGGTCTGCCCCAGAATATTGTAGATGGTAATGGCCACTTCCGCCCGAACCGGAACCGTATATTCGATGGTTGTAACCGGATTGAACGGATTGGGGAAATTCTGAAACAGCGCAAACCGAGTCGGCTTCAGGCTGGGTCGGTCCTCATAATCGATATCAGTCGGAATCAAATCTCTCCGATTCCAGAAAATTTTCATACTATCGGTGACATCGGTCTGACTGACCGCGATTAGCTCGGTATCGCCGTCTTTATCGAGATCCGCTCCAGCAAAGCCGTTAATATCGGCATTGCCAAATCGATAGAACCGAGGATCTCCAAAGACGCCGTTGCCGTCATTATAGTAAACAGCAATGTTTCCATCCCCGTTCATACTTAAAGCCAGGTCGGGGTCGCCATCGAGATCAAAATCGCCGACAAAGATATTAAACGGTGAGAGGGACATTTCGTACACTACGGAATCAGCGAACGTACCGCTCCCTTCATTTATAAACACAAAAAACCGGGAATCAGAGCCGACATAAATGAGATCATTGTCGGCGTCGTCGTCAAGATCCGCGGCCGCAACCGCGAGGCAATGATAGCTGGCCGGCAGAGAAGAGCCCGGTATGAAACTACCGTTCCCATCGTTGAGAAAAGTCTTCTGATCATAACCGGGATAACTTCCCTCATTAGCTATGGCAAGATCAATGTCGCCGTCGCCGTCAAGATCGGCCAAAGTTGCGGAGGTGGGTTTTGTGGTTGTAGGGTAACTGGCCGCCGTCAGAAATCCGCCGCTTCCATCGTTGAGCAGAATAGAGATACTCCTGGAGTTCTCATTCAAAACGACCAGGTCGCAATATCCGTCATCATCAAGCTGGGCGGCGCTCA
This genomic window contains:
- a CDS encoding NAD(P)-dependent oxidoreductase — protein: MKTGFIGLGSLGKAIARHLIDEGVELTVWNRTRSKAEELGVPIAESPAELISQTDTVILSLTDSTAVQAVLMGEKGLLAADCRGKIIIDTTTNHFESVLSFHQAVKERGAWYLETPVLGSVMPASKGLLTVLVSGEEEAYEKAKPLIGKIGKTIFYLKEPTIATKMKLVNNLVLGTLMATLAEAVVLGENVGIPKEKVLEILSKGAGDSMVLNAKREKLLKEDFAVHFSSAMIYKDLHYLQDLARTMRQPLLTGSITKEIFGMAFTKGIENLDFSAIYRVFREY
- a CDS encoding FG-GAP-like repeat-containing protein, which encodes MSFLHTYKDITDIDNNSDDDLIIADFSKDSITTKGIGFVTPKNYAVGDGPSFVSAAQLDDDGYCDLVVLNENSRSISILLNDGSGGFLTAASYPTTTKPTSATLADLDGDGDIDLAIANEGSYPGYDQKTFLNDGNGSFIPGSSLPASYHCLAVAAADLDDDADNDLIYVGSDSRFFVFINEGSGTFADSVVYEMSLSPFNIFVGDFDLDGDPDLALSMNGDGNIAVYYNDGNGVFGDPRFYRFGNADINGFAGADLDKDGDTELIAVSQTDVTDSMKIFWNRRDLIPTDIDYEDRPSLKPTRFALFQNFPNPFNPVTTIEYTVPVRAEVAITIYNILGQTVRSLTDGPKAPGTYRINWDGRDSGGHQVSTGIYFYQIKAGDFTASKRMILLK